The Burkholderia cepacia ATCC 25416 genome includes a window with the following:
- a CDS encoding AzlD family protein — protein MPELPDFSTVATIVLMASTTYLSRILGYVLLRNRTLSPRMASVMENVPGCVLISVIAPAFVSTRPADLLALAITLLAATRLSILPTVIVGVASAGLLRHLIG, from the coding sequence ATGCCTGAGCTTCCGGATTTCAGCACCGTCGCGACGATCGTGCTGATGGCGTCGACGACCTACCTGTCGCGCATCCTCGGCTACGTGCTGCTGCGCAACCGCACGCTCAGCCCGCGGATGGCATCGGTGATGGAGAACGTGCCCGGCTGCGTGCTGATCTCGGTGATCGCGCCAGCCTTCGTGTCGACGCGGCCGGCCGACCTGCTCGCGCTCGCGATCACGCTGCTCGCGGCGACGCGCCTGTCGATCCTGCCGACCGTCATCGTCGGCGTCGCGTCGGCGGGGCTGCTGCGGCATCTGATCGGATAG
- a CDS encoding AzlC family ABC transporter permease, which yields MSSSVSTSSGLRDKPAYVAEMGRGLRAALPVMLGFVPFALVLGAQAAQKGLSLFEVPMMTGLNFGGGSEFAAIHLWTSPPHIALIVAMSFLVNSRHILMGAAFEPYIRRLPRRRAFVALFFMCDESWAMSLADARSRSATHISVPYYAGICIGLYLTWISMTTLGAAVGPTIGNVEQYGFDMAFTAVFLVLLRGMWKGMRASRPWFVSLVVAAATHLAVPGAWYVAAGACAGLVAALLWEPRDA from the coding sequence ATGAGCAGTAGCGTTTCAACGTCGTCCGGGCTTCGCGACAAGCCCGCCTATGTCGCCGAGATGGGCCGCGGTTTGCGCGCGGCGCTGCCCGTCATGCTGGGTTTCGTGCCGTTCGCGCTGGTGCTCGGCGCGCAGGCCGCGCAGAAAGGGCTCAGCCTGTTCGAGGTGCCGATGATGACGGGCCTGAATTTCGGCGGCGGTTCCGAATTCGCGGCGATCCATCTGTGGACCTCGCCGCCGCATATCGCGCTGATCGTCGCGATGTCGTTCCTCGTGAATTCGCGCCACATCCTGATGGGCGCGGCGTTCGAGCCGTACATCCGGCGCCTGCCGCGCCGCCGCGCGTTCGTCGCGCTGTTCTTCATGTGCGACGAGAGCTGGGCGATGTCGCTCGCCGACGCGCGCTCGCGCTCGGCCACGCACATCAGCGTGCCCTATTACGCGGGCATCTGTATCGGGCTCTACCTGACGTGGATCTCGATGACCACGCTCGGCGCGGCGGTCGGCCCGACGATCGGCAACGTCGAGCAGTACGGCTTCGACATGGCGTTCACGGCCGTATTCCTGGTGCTGCTGCGCGGGATGTGGAAGGGAATGCGCGCGAGCCGTCCGTGGTTCGTGAGCCTCGTCGTCGCGGCGGCCACGCACCTGGCTGTGCCCGGCGCATGGTACGTCGCGGCCGGCGCATGCGCGGGGCTCGTCGCCGCGTTGCTGTGGGAGCCGCGCGATGCCTGA
- a CDS encoding Lrp/AsnC family transcriptional regulator, which produces MKLDAIDRRILSALQRDGRMQNVELAHEVGLSPSPCLRRVRLLEEAGVIEKYVAVLNPAKVGKGLTIFTRVWLKGQDAESVNRFADAVQQMPEVVECHLMAGDCDFLLRVVAADIDDYRRFQMETLTRIPGVLSVKTDIPMQKVKLTSALPT; this is translated from the coding sequence ATGAAACTGGATGCCATCGACCGGCGGATCCTGAGCGCGCTGCAGCGCGACGGCCGCATGCAGAACGTGGAGCTCGCGCACGAGGTCGGGCTGTCGCCGTCGCCGTGCCTGCGGCGCGTGCGGCTTCTCGAGGAAGCGGGCGTGATCGAGAAATACGTGGCCGTGCTGAATCCCGCGAAGGTCGGCAAGGGGCTGACGATCTTCACGCGCGTGTGGCTGAAGGGGCAGGACGCGGAATCCGTGAACCGTTTCGCCGATGCCGTCCAGCAGATGCCGGAAGTCGTCGAATGTCACCTGATGGCGGGCGACTGCGATTTCCTGCTGCGCGTCGTCGCGGCCGACATCGACGACTATCGGCGCTTCCAGATGGAAACCCTCACGCGCATTCCCGGCGTGCTGAGCGTGAAGACCGACATTCCGATGCAGAAGGTCAAGCTGACGTCGGCGCTGCCGACCTAG
- a CDS encoding YebB family permuted papain-like enzyme has protein sequence MIVDTGCQPLMIRSPGAGRRRLFSTGSPEPHDMPLPVEPEIGDIVFIRVTVRPFLEVASATRSWTNHVGIVVGRRGGEPLVAESTFPLSRVTTMSRFLARSHRGACVIARLKQPFDAAQRRRLVDAAMRRVGVVYDTGFNLASRRQFCSRFVREVVRDATRITLGDVETFDTLLRRNPDHPLGFWKVWYFGRIPWQRRTVTPASLMDSRELRVVVDTRDRTDDACAGGD, from the coding sequence ATGATTGTCGACACCGGCTGCCAGCCGCTCATGATCCGCTCGCCCGGTGCGGGCCGGCGGCGTCTTTTCTCCACCGGTTCTCCCGAACCTCATGACATGCCGTTGCCGGTCGAGCCGGAGATCGGCGACATCGTGTTCATCCGCGTGACGGTGCGGCCGTTTCTCGAGGTCGCTAGCGCGACACGGTCGTGGACGAATCACGTCGGGATCGTCGTCGGCCGGCGCGGTGGCGAGCCGCTCGTCGCCGAGAGCACGTTTCCGCTGTCGCGCGTCACGACGATGTCGCGGTTTCTTGCGCGTTCCCATCGCGGCGCATGCGTGATCGCGCGGCTGAAGCAGCCGTTCGATGCCGCGCAGCGGCGCCGGCTCGTCGACGCGGCGATGCGCCGGGTCGGCGTGGTCTACGACACGGGTTTCAATCTCGCGTCGCGCCGGCAGTTCTGTTCGCGTTTTGTTCGGGAGGTTGTGCGTGACGCGACGCGGATCACGCTCGGCGATGTCGAAACCTTCGACACGCTGCTGCGCCGGAATCCCGATCATCCGCTCGGTTTCTGGAAGGTCTGGTACTTCGGGCGGATTCCGTGGCAGCGCCGCACGGTGACGCCGGCGAGCTTGATGGACAGCCGGGAACTGCGCGTGGTAGTGGATACGCGCGATCGTACCGACGATGCTTGCGCGGGCGGGGATTAG
- a CDS encoding helix-turn-helix domain-containing protein — protein sequence MATYKALRERALADPTVCAEYDRLNREEFALLDAMLAARRAAGLSQADVAERMGTKAPAVTRLERALATGQHSPSIDTLRKYAAACGKKLVISFA from the coding sequence ATGGCAACCTATAAGGCACTGCGCGAGCGCGCGTTGGCCGATCCGACGGTATGCGCCGAGTACGACCGGCTGAACCGCGAGGAATTCGCGCTGCTCGACGCAATGCTGGCCGCCCGGCGAGCCGCCGGTCTTTCGCAAGCCGATGTGGCAGAGCGCATGGGCACGAAGGCGCCTGCCGTCACGCGGCTCGAACGTGCGCTCGCGACAGGCCAGCACTCGCCGTCGATTGATACGCTGCGCAAGTATGCGGCCGCATGCGGCAAGAAACTCGTGATCTCTTTCGCCTGA
- a CDS encoding type II toxin-antitoxin system RelE/ParE family toxin has product MRTVADEIHFFSEQVEAGVFALPKTLIARFFALADRMEQYGPNPGEPHTRPMGDGLYEMRLKGLEDIARVFYCAVVNRRIVMLHCYVKKTQKTPQKDLETARRRLKEIRDGNL; this is encoded by the coding sequence ATGCGAACCGTCGCGGATGAAATCCATTTCTTCAGCGAGCAAGTCGAGGCTGGCGTATTTGCGTTGCCGAAAACGCTGATCGCCAGATTCTTCGCACTCGCTGACCGCATGGAGCAGTACGGCCCGAATCCGGGCGAACCTCACACCAGGCCGATGGGCGACGGGTTGTACGAAATGCGGTTGAAGGGCCTGGAAGATATCGCACGTGTGTTTTACTGCGCGGTCGTCAACCGGCGGATCGTCATGCTTCACTGCTACGTGAAGAAGACGCAGAAAACGCCGCAGAAGGACCTGGAAACCGCGCGCCGCCGATTGAAGGAGATTCGAGATGGCAACCTATAA
- a CDS encoding LysE family translocator, whose amino-acid sequence MIDLSTLALFSGACLALTATPGPDMLLIASRSVSQGRRAGFATLAGIQAGTYCHALAAALGLSQLFLAVPIAYDIVRFAGAAYLLYLAWKTFRSDATSLSPVASQRRHSTTTIFRQGLTTNLLNPKMALFVLALFPQFVRPEHGSIAVQILVLATVLNLIGLVVNGAVILSASRLSRRIGARRRASKLPQYLLGTVFVGLAARLAVAGRN is encoded by the coding sequence ATGATCGACCTCTCCACGCTCGCGCTGTTCTCCGGCGCGTGTCTCGCGCTGACCGCCACGCCGGGGCCCGACATGCTGCTGATCGCGTCCCGCAGCGTGAGCCAGGGCCGGCGTGCTGGCTTTGCGACGCTCGCCGGCATTCAGGCCGGCACTTACTGTCATGCACTCGCCGCCGCGCTCGGGCTGTCGCAGCTCTTTCTCGCGGTGCCGATCGCGTACGACATCGTGCGTTTCGCCGGCGCCGCGTATCTGCTCTATCTCGCGTGGAAGACGTTCCGTTCCGACGCAACCTCGCTGTCGCCTGTCGCGTCGCAGCGTCGCCACTCGACCACTACGATCTTCCGTCAGGGCCTGACGACGAACCTGCTGAATCCGAAGATGGCGCTGTTCGTGCTCGCGCTATTCCCGCAGTTCGTGCGGCCCGAGCATGGCTCGATCGCCGTGCAGATTCTCGTGCTCGCGACGGTGCTCAACCTGATCGGGCTCGTCGTGAACGGCGCGGTGATTCTCTCCGCGAGCCGGCTGAGCCGGCGGATCGGCGCGCGCCGCCGCGCGTCGAAGCTGCCGCAATACCTGCTCGGTACGGTGTTCGTGGGGCTCGCGGCAAGGCTCGCGGTGGCGGGGCGGAACTGA
- a CDS encoding ShlB/FhaC/HecB family hemolysin secretion/activation protein, producing MWVDHMQVVDHRRVDIGNVEATRSLDGGSYAVPRDASVTRRARHALCAALICGGAAGLFEPALAQVPDAGRAMRDIETPRPDLPPESAPELTVPPSEEAAESAPESGPLVFVRAFALDGNTVFGSDKLLPLVADLAGGTLSFADLQRAAGRITAFYRRHGYVLARAYLPRQDIDDGVVRIEITEGRYGAITIQNHSRVLGAALRQPLSALHPGDVVRGTDLERSLLLLDDLAGVGARGTLRPGETPGTTDLVVDADKGPLASGSLEFDNFGDVALGRYRLGGSIDVNSPLRLGDRLSLRGLVSNELQRYYRAAYQVPVGPASTRVGVAYSSLRYRLGGAFSDLDSQGRASVQTAYVTQPLVRARTLSVTAQIQYENKNLRDDYGVFDIRRDKNVGLWTFGVSGNSQDGLLGGGRNGFSVMFGVGRLRSNDPFEADALKKSIGSFAKLNVSALRVQALGRRLELYTQFSAQLASRNLDESEKFSLGGPYGVRAYALGAGSGDQGWQASAELRYLVAPGWQVSTFVDAGRVQGDKHPWTRERNMQHMQAGGVGASWYGAKRQVTLTAAWPLGAATGSPTRAPSVWVQAAQYF from the coding sequence ATGTGGGTAGATCATATGCAAGTCGTCGACCACCGTCGGGTCGATATCGGTAACGTCGAAGCGACACGATCGCTCGATGGCGGTTCGTATGCGGTGCCGCGCGACGCAAGCGTGACGCGGCGGGCCCGCCACGCATTGTGCGCGGCGCTGATCTGCGGCGGTGCCGCGGGCCTGTTCGAACCGGCGCTTGCGCAAGTGCCGGACGCGGGGCGAGCGATGCGCGACATCGAGACGCCGCGTCCGGATCTGCCGCCGGAATCCGCGCCAGAGCTTACGGTTCCGCCGTCGGAAGAGGCCGCCGAGAGCGCGCCGGAGTCGGGGCCGCTCGTGTTCGTTCGCGCATTCGCGCTCGACGGCAATACCGTGTTCGGCAGCGACAAACTGCTGCCGCTCGTCGCCGATCTGGCCGGCGGCACGTTGAGTTTCGCCGACCTGCAACGCGCCGCCGGGCGTATCACAGCCTTCTATCGCCGCCATGGCTACGTGCTTGCACGCGCCTACCTGCCTCGCCAGGACATCGATGACGGCGTCGTGCGTATCGAAATCACCGAAGGGCGCTACGGCGCCATCACGATCCAGAACCATTCGCGCGTGCTCGGTGCCGCGCTGCGCCAGCCGCTCTCGGCGCTGCATCCGGGCGATGTCGTACGCGGGACCGATCTCGAGCGCAGCCTTTTGCTGCTCGACGATCTCGCTGGCGTCGGTGCGCGCGGCACGTTGCGTCCGGGCGAAACGCCCGGCACCACCGATCTCGTCGTCGACGCCGACAAAGGGCCGCTCGCGTCCGGATCGCTCGAATTCGACAACTTCGGCGACGTGGCGCTCGGGCGCTACCGTCTCGGCGGCAGTATCGACGTCAATTCACCGCTGCGGCTCGGCGATCGCCTGAGCCTGCGCGGGCTCGTCAGCAACGAACTGCAGCGCTACTACCGTGCCGCCTACCAGGTACCGGTCGGGCCCGCGTCGACGCGGGTCGGCGTCGCGTATTCGTCGCTGCGCTACCGGCTCGGCGGCGCGTTTTCCGATCTCGATTCCCAAGGCCGTGCGAGCGTGCAGACCGCGTACGTCACGCAGCCGCTCGTGCGCGCGCGCACCCTGAGCGTCACCGCGCAGATCCAGTACGAAAACAAGAACCTGCGCGACGACTACGGCGTATTCGACATCCGGCGCGACAAGAACGTCGGCCTGTGGACCTTCGGCGTCAGCGGCAACAGTCAGGACGGCTTGCTGGGCGGCGGCCGCAACGGGTTCTCGGTGATGTTCGGCGTCGGGCGGCTGCGCAGCAACGATCCGTTCGAAGCGGATGCGCTGAAGAAGTCGATCGGCAGTTTTGCGAAGCTGAATGTGAGTGCGCTGCGCGTGCAGGCGCTGGGGCGGAGGCTCGAGTTGTACACGCAGTTCAGCGCGCAGCTCGCGTCGCGCAATCTCGACGAATCGGAGAAGTTCAGTCTCGGCGGCCCGTACGGCGTGCGCGCGTATGCGCTCGGTGCCGGCAGCGGCGACCAGGGCTGGCAGGCCAGCGCGGAGCTGCGTTATCTCGTCGCGCCGGGATGGCAGGTCAGCACGTTCGTCGATGCCGGGCGCGTGCAGGGCGACAAGCACCCGTGGACGCGAGAACGAAACATGCAGCACATGCAGGCCGGCGGTGTCGGCGCGAGCTGGTATGGCGCGAAGCGCCAGGTGACGCTGACGGCCGCGTGGCCGCTCGGCGCGGCGACCGGCTCGCCGACCCGCGCGCCGAGCGTATGGGTTCAGGCCGCTCAGTATTTCTGA
- a CDS encoding GLUG motif-containing protein has protein sequence MNKAYSLVWNEVQGGWCAVGETARRRGKSGGGKRLLAAGVSLLGLAAASGAYALPTGGVIAGGQADIATSADNKTMSINQHTDKLITNWQDFSVGGGERVSFKQPTNQSIALNRVIGANGSQIHGQIDANGRVFLVNPNGVMFGSGAQVNVGGLVASTQNLSDADFMAGRYRFAGTSGQAVENAGTIAATEGGSVALLGARVSNTGVIRAQMGRVALGAGNAFNVNFDGSGLLNLQVEGGAVDAQANNGGLLKADGGEVLMTARAAGDLLGSVVKNSGTIEAKGLSSRAGKITLDGGQVHVAGKLDASAQDASTTGGTVTTRGERVVVSRDVQVDTRAVSGKAGLWTIEAANAGVGGNADVVIDGETLSRNLGTTNVALTNTSGDLTVGDAVNWASDNALALTSKKGNVDLKQSLTASGANAGVTMNAAKQIRLGNKVTLTGENASLALNSGSGHTLTNDDAVVTLSGRNASFSANGEAYRVIHDLAGLRGVDGNMNGRYVLGNAIDGNGAQFRSLGGNSASFGGAFDGLGNTVRNLSVTNPGVAVVGLFASNTGRIANLTLEKITARAFAPASGSPVSVGALAGYNMGEISNVKAKDVLVSGSGRTMVGGLVGSNLSGTIDRASVSGRVEGDKDAISVGGLVGENITVLWPNRGDAIISNSSANVQIGSQSAGNTGGLVGLNRGVIKASTAAGSVTAMARGARVGGLVGVNDGANKAGRINASSSSASVRAGHDATAGGLVGYNTASIEASDATGSVTVGDNAKAGGLVGENLGKIAASTAGGNVVAGKSAIVGGLVGVNRATILASTANGSVQAGNAAVAGGLVGYNAGTVSASTANGDVSTGADSDLGGLVGRNDFLGKVIASSAHGNVNGSDDVKAGGLVGSNLGNVDGSSANGAVKVGARGQAGGLVGENFGTVAASSADGNVSVGDSGIAGGLVGMNAGTVAGSKARGAVNVAGTGKAGGLVGFNMGRVSSSSASGDVVVGADSAVGGLVGHNFMGASIDASDASGSVKGGDGSSVGGLVGANDGKIASSSASGSVSGGRYARLGGVAGENFGNVDRSSSSSRIAYTAGYDQFYGGLFGVNFGWMSGNSVSGSAATVQLVGLNLR, from the coding sequence ATGAACAAGGCCTATTCATTGGTGTGGAATGAAGTGCAGGGCGGCTGGTGCGCAGTCGGGGAAACGGCGCGCCGTCGCGGCAAGTCGGGCGGCGGCAAGCGCCTGCTCGCGGCGGGCGTGTCGCTGCTGGGGCTGGCGGCAGCGTCGGGTGCGTACGCACTGCCGACGGGCGGCGTGATCGCGGGGGGGCAAGCGGACATCGCGACGTCGGCGGACAACAAGACGATGTCGATCAACCAGCACACGGACAAGCTGATCACGAACTGGCAGGACTTCAGCGTGGGCGGCGGCGAGCGGGTGTCGTTCAAGCAGCCGACGAACCAGTCGATCGCGCTGAACCGGGTGATCGGGGCGAACGGCAGCCAGATTCACGGTCAGATCGACGCGAACGGTCGCGTGTTCCTGGTGAACCCGAACGGGGTGATGTTCGGCTCGGGCGCACAGGTGAACGTGGGTGGCCTGGTGGCGTCGACGCAGAACCTGTCGGACGCTGATTTCATGGCGGGCCGCTACCGGTTCGCGGGCACGTCGGGTCAAGCGGTGGAGAACGCGGGGACGATCGCGGCGACGGAAGGCGGCAGCGTGGCGCTGCTGGGCGCACGGGTATCGAACACGGGCGTGATCCGCGCGCAGATGGGCCGCGTGGCGCTGGGCGCGGGCAATGCGTTCAACGTGAACTTCGACGGCAGCGGGCTGCTGAACCTGCAGGTCGAAGGCGGTGCGGTGGACGCGCAGGCGAACAACGGCGGGCTGCTGAAGGCGGACGGCGGGGAAGTGCTGATGACGGCGCGCGCGGCAGGCGACCTGCTGGGCTCGGTGGTGAAGAACAGCGGCACGATCGAGGCGAAGGGGCTGAGCAGCCGCGCCGGGAAGATCACGCTGGACGGTGGCCAGGTGCATGTCGCGGGCAAGCTGGACGCGAGCGCGCAGGACGCATCGACGACGGGCGGCACGGTGACGACGCGCGGCGAGCGGGTGGTGGTGTCGCGCGACGTGCAGGTGGATACGCGTGCGGTGTCGGGCAAGGCGGGACTGTGGACGATCGAGGCGGCCAACGCCGGGGTAGGCGGCAACGCCGACGTCGTGATCGACGGTGAGACGTTGTCGCGCAACCTGGGCACGACGAACGTGGCGCTGACCAACACGTCGGGCGACCTGACGGTGGGCGACGCGGTGAACTGGGCGAGCGACAACGCGCTGGCGCTGACGTCGAAAAAGGGCAACGTCGACCTGAAGCAGTCGCTGACGGCGAGCGGCGCGAACGCGGGCGTGACGATGAACGCGGCAAAACAAATCCGGCTCGGCAACAAGGTGACGTTGACGGGCGAAAACGCGAGCCTCGCACTGAACTCGGGCAGCGGGCATACGCTGACGAACGACGATGCGGTGGTCACGCTGTCGGGTCGCAATGCGTCGTTCTCGGCGAACGGCGAAGCGTATCGGGTGATTCACGATCTCGCTGGGCTGCGCGGTGTCGACGGCAACATGAACGGTCGTTACGTGCTGGGTAATGCGATCGACGGCAACGGCGCGCAATTCCGCAGCCTCGGCGGCAACAGCGCGAGCTTCGGCGGCGCGTTCGACGGTCTGGGCAATACCGTGCGCAACCTGTCGGTCACGAATCCCGGCGTGGCGGTCGTCGGGCTGTTCGCGTCCAATACCGGCCGTATCGCCAACCTCACGCTTGAAAAAATCACGGCACGGGCATTTGCGCCGGCCAGCGGCTCGCCCGTCAGCGTCGGCGCATTGGCCGGCTACAACATGGGCGAGATCTCGAACGTGAAGGCGAAGGACGTCCTGGTAAGCGGCAGCGGCCGTACGATGGTCGGTGGCCTGGTCGGCAGCAACCTGAGCGGCACGATCGATCGCGCATCCGTTTCCGGCCGTGTCGAAGGCGACAAGGATGCGATCTCCGTTGGCGGACTGGTCGGAGAAAACATCACCGTCCTGTGGCCGAATCGCGGCGACGCGATCATCAGCAACAGCAGCGCCAACGTACAGATCGGCAGCCAGTCGGCCGGCAACACGGGCGGTCTGGTCGGTCTCAACCGTGGCGTTATCAAGGCGTCGACGGCAGCAGGCAGCGTTACGGCCATGGCCCGCGGCGCGCGTGTCGGCGGTCTCGTCGGTGTCAACGACGGCGCGAACAAGGCCGGGCGCATCAACGCTTCTTCGTCGTCCGCGAGCGTGCGGGCCGGCCATGACGCGACGGCGGGCGGCCTCGTCGGCTACAACACCGCATCGATCGAGGCCTCCGACGCGACGGGCAGCGTGACCGTGGGCGACAACGCCAAGGCGGGTGGCCTCGTCGGGGAAAATCTCGGCAAGATCGCAGCGTCGACGGCGGGCGGCAATGTCGTTGCCGGCAAGTCGGCCATCGTCGGCGGGCTCGTCGGCGTCAACCGCGCGACGATCCTGGCGTCGACGGCGAACGGTAGCGTTCAGGCCGGCAACGCCGCGGTGGCGGGCGGGCTCGTGGGGTATAACGCGGGCACCGTCAGCGCATCCACCGCGAACGGCGACGTCTCGACGGGTGCCGACAGCGATCTGGGTGGCCTCGTCGGCCGCAACGACTTCCTCGGCAAGGTGATCGCATCGAGCGCACACGGCAACGTGAACGGGAGCGACGACGTGAAGGCCGGCGGCCTTGTCGGCTCGAACCTCGGCAACGTGGACGGTTCGTCGGCCAACGGAGCGGTCAAGGTCGGCGCGCGGGGCCAGGCGGGTGGTCTCGTCGGCGAAAACTTCGGCACCGTGGCCGCTTCCTCGGCCGACGGCAACGTATCTGTCGGCGATAGCGGCATCGCGGGCGGTCTCGTCGGCATGAATGCCGGCACGGTGGCGGGCTCTAAAGCAAGAGGGGCCGTGAACGTAGCCGGTACGGGCAAGGCAGGCGGCCTGGTCGGATTCAACATGGGCCGCGTGTCGTCGTCCAGCGCGTCGGGCGACGTCGTCGTGGGCGCCGATAGCGCCGTCGGCGGTCTGGTCGGCCATAACTTCATGGGCGCATCGATCGATGCATCCGACGCTTCCGGTTCGGTGAAGGGCGGCGATGGCAGTTCGGTCGGCGGTCTCGTCGGCGCAAACGACGGCAAGATCGCGTCGTCGTCGGCGTCGGGTTCAGTGTCCGGCGGGCGCTATGCACGGCTGGGCGGCGTGGCCGGCGAAAACTTCGGCAACGTCGATCGTTCGAGCTCGAGCAGCCGTATTGCCTACACGGCCGGGTACGACCAGTTCTACGGTGGGCTGTTCGGTGTCAACTTCGGCTGGATGAGCGGCAATAGCGTGAGCGGAAGCGCGGCGACGGTGCAGCTCGTGGGCCTCAATCTCCGCTAA